The proteins below are encoded in one region of Podarcis raffonei isolate rPodRaf1 chromosome 8, rPodRaf1.pri, whole genome shotgun sequence:
- the LOC128418404 gene encoding phospholipase A2 inhibitor gamma subunit B-like, with product MKALLELFFFTLLLTIGASLDCETCMVFNTDNIECQKKTCDAGQDTCVVGVSKTSVDGQSILSSVKTCQSSDICNLLAPVHMHFGKDRVMQANGDCCTGDVCITASPQLPPVNTTTNGKQCPACFSLASCNPEMVDCTGSEDYCFEVVTQLMAGQSMSTTLKGCTTESFCTAIQSGKVNLANIGVSLAKAECQPASRAVPSA from the exons ATGAAAGCTCTCCTggaactcttcttcttcactctGCTTCTTACTATAG GTGCCTCActggactgtgaaacttgcatgGTCTTCAACACCGACAATATTGAGTGCCAGAAGAAGACTTGTGATGCTGGCCAAGATACTTGTGTTGTTGGTGTGAGCAAAACCTCAGTAG ATGGACAAAGCATTCTGAGCTCAGTGAAAACCTGTCAGTCTTCCGACATCTGTAATCTTTTGGCACCAGTTCATATGCATTTTGGCAAGGATAGGGTCATGCAGGCAAATGGCGACTGTTGCACAGGAGATGTCTGTATCACAGCCTCTCCTCAGT TGCCACCAGTCAACACCACGACCAATGGAAAACAATGCCCTGCCTGCTTTTCTTTGGCAAGCTGCAACCCGGAGATGGTAGATTGTACTGGCTCTGAGGACTACTGCTTTGAGGTGGTCACGCAACTCATGGCAG GACAGTCTATGAGCACCACTCTGAAGGGCTGTACTACTGAGTCTTTCTGTACTGCAATACAAAGTGGCAAGGTGAACTTGGCCAATATTGGTGTTTCTCTTGCAAAAGCTGAATGTCAGCCAGCCAGCAGGGCTGTTCCCTCAGCGTGA